One genomic window of Candidatus Zixiibacteriota bacterium includes the following:
- a CDS encoding dockerin type I repeat-containing protein: MFNPRKIRIFLALIFFLILSLSTSVSGQDSLTLNLWIGTASGYPNQQDAIIPIFVENPSDSIAGFLIRIILNRPDMIVFQGTTADLIDTSGTLVSGWSYINANSVSGTGHDIRIVALATTFPGPVVPPIEPQSGNIPLIKIKADVLNVPDTTSDRYALLLIDKNLDGIQFSDPYGQMIGLTYDTILDTSWFRCNTWQGTTCVSWMQVAGPPADSISIDTSVVPVLDTSVVEVIDGLFVIHQCGDANGNGTINILDGTYILSYLYQQGPPPPAFLAGDADGNGSINILDVTFLINYLFKGGSVPLYYR, from the coding sequence ATGTTTAATCCGAGGAAAATCAGGATTTTTTTGGCGTTGATTTTCTTCCTGATTCTCAGCCTTTCAACTTCCGTTAGCGGCCAGGATTCATTGACCTTGAATCTCTGGATTGGAACCGCCAGCGGTTATCCCAATCAGCAGGATGCTATCATCCCGATTTTTGTGGAGAACCCATCCGATTCCATCGCCGGGTTCCTCATTCGCATTATACTGAATCGTCCCGACATGATTGTTTTTCAGGGAACAACGGCGGACCTGATTGATACCAGCGGGACGCTCGTATCCGGCTGGAGTTACATCAATGCCAACTCAGTGAGCGGGACCGGGCACGATATCAGAATTGTTGCTCTGGCAACGACATTTCCGGGTCCGGTTGTCCCCCCGATTGAGCCGCAAAGCGGGAATATACCGCTCATCAAAATTAAAGCCGATGTCCTCAATGTGCCCGATACCACCTCCGACCGATATGCCCTTCTCCTTATAGATAAGAATCTGGATGGCATCCAGTTTTCTGACCCATATGGACAGATGATTGGATTGACGTATGATACCATTTTGGACACCAGCTGGTTTCGCTGCAACACCTGGCAGGGCACTACTTGTGTGAGCTGGATGCAGGTTGCCGGACCGCCTGCGGACTCTATTTCCATCGATACATCCGTGGTGCCGGTTCTCGACACCAGTGTGGTAGAGGTTATTGACGGCCTTTTTGTAATTCATCAGTGCGGCGACGCCAACGGAAACGGAACCATAAATATTCTTGATGGCACCTATATTCTGAGTTACCTCTATCAGCAGGGACCGCCGCCGCCGGCTTTCCTCGCCGGCGATGCCGATGGTAACGGTAGTATAAATATCCTCGATGTCACCTTTTTGATAAACTACCTGTTCAAGGGAGGTTCGGTACCGCTCTATTACCGTTGA